In bacterium, the genomic window CGCGGCAGACATTCGGCCGGATTCTGGAATCGGCCCGCCGGAAGGTCGCGGAGGCACTGGTACAAGGCCGAGCCTTACGAATCGAAGGAGGAAACTTCGAGATGCGTGAACAGCGAACCTTTGTCTGCCGTGATTGCGGACACACGTGGCAGGTCCCCTATGGAACCGGCCGACCGGCCGGTTGTCCCGAATGCAAGAGTACCAATATCCAAAGATCACCCGAGGAGCGCGGACACGGTCAGGGAGGACGCCGTCGTCAAGGTTGCCGCGCCCGTCGCGAACGGTCCACGGAATAGGCAGCGATGAGCCGGCGAAAGTCCGACCTCGACACCGTTCGTTCCGCCCTGCGAGTGCATGAGTTGAGGGATCGTCGCGGTCGCCTTCAAAATACGCTGCGAACCACCCGCTCACGGCTCCATCCCTGTTGTGTGGTGTGCGGCGGTGAGGTTCCCTACGGTCTGCATCTCAAGTTCGAGGCTCTCGCCGATGGAAGCGTCACCGCCGAGTTCGACTGCAGCGAACTGTTGCAGGGCTATCCCTCGACCGTCCACGGTGGTATTGTAACCTCTGTGCTGGACGGAGCGATGACCAACTGCCTGTTCGCGCAGGGAACTCCCGCCGTAACGGCGGAAATCCGCGTCCGTTTTCTTCATCCGTTGCGGACCGGACTGCACGCCCGGGTTATGGCGCGGATTATCCGAACGACCCGCCGACTGCTGTTTCTGTCGGCTGAACTCGTACAGCTGGGACACGTGGTGGCTACGGCGGAAGGCAAGTTCGTACCCCATGCCTCCCTCATCAACAAGGAGTGAACATGCGCATCGCCATTCCCACGGATGACAACACCAGCCTTGCCGGTCACACCGGACGGGCACGCGGACTTGCGATTTTCGACGTCCACGAGGGCACGGCCACGTTGAAGGAGATTCGTCCCAACACTTTTACCGCTCATGGCCACCACGGACACGCCGGAGAAGAGTGCGGACACGGTTCCCACGGCCACGGAGCGCCACACAGCCACGACGGGCTGATCGGAGCGCTCGACGACTGCAACGCGATGATCGCGCGCGGAATGGGTCCGCGACTGGTGAATGATCTCGAACGGTGCGGTATTCAGGTCATTTTTACCGCCGAGACCGATCTTCAGAGCGCTGCCAATCGGTTTGTAGAGGGAAATCTCACCAGCGATCCGCGAAGCTCCACCTGCCACCGAACTTGAAACGCAGGCAAATCCCTTTTATGTTAGCCTGCACGGGCGGCCCGGTGTGGCCGCTCGTTTTTTGACCGGAAGTGCATCCGACCACGGTACTTTGTTGGGAAACCGTCGAGAAACAGGGAATCAGCTACCCAGAGTCCAATTTGTTTAGCTTCTCAGGAAACATTGACAAAACGGAATCTTTTGGCTATATTTCGTTATGTGTCGAAATATGGAATTGCCCCATGCATGAGTTCATTAGAATCACCCGTGCGCTGAGCGATTTAAGCCGGCTTCGGATGCTCATGGCGCTCGCAAATGGAGAGCTGTGCGTCTGCCAGCTCACAGAGTTCTCCGGATTGGCGGCATCTACCGTTTCCAAACATATGTCCATCCTCCGCGAGGCGGGTCTAGTCGAAGCGCGCAAAGATAGCCGCTGGGTCTACTACCGCCTGCCGGGGGATACGGTATCGCCGCTGATTTGGAGAGCCCTCCAATTCGTGCGTGAACATCTCACCGCAGATACACTCGTTGCAGCCGATGCCGTCCGCATCGCCGAGTTACTCCGCGAGAAAGGCGGTTCCATGTGTCAATCCAGTACGACATCGTGCATAATAGACAAGCAGGATGCCGAACTCAAGACTGCCTGACGCTGCAGGCAAGAATTGACTATGAATTCCAAACGATCAGCCCTCCAGAGGAGCTTGGACATGAGTAAGATGATGAAATGGATTGTTGGCGGGGCGGCGATTGTCGTCACTGCAATTGTTGTTGTTATCGTGGCAATCTCCCCGTCGAACGATACCGGGGATGTTGCGGCGCGGTTTGGCGTTGCCACCGCACGTGCCGCTGAGCCTATGGGTCACATTGGAACCGGCCCGGCTGCAGAAGCGATGGAGAAGGCCGGCAATTCCGGCAAGTATGTCCTCGCTCTCTTCTACCGCGAGGATGACGAGCAGACGGCGGCGGCGAGAGATATGATCGAAGCCGCACGCAAGAAGATTTCCCGCAAATCGGAAGCTGTCGAGATCAACGTGACCGATCCGACCGAAAAAGATGTCGTGAACAAGTTCGGCGTGAGTCGCTCGCCCCTGCCGCTGGTGCTCATGCTGGCTCCCAACGGTGCGATCATGACGGGTGCTCCCGCCTCGCGGCTTGATGAAGATAAGTTGGCAGAGGCGGTCGGAACGAAAAGCTCCGAGCAGGTCATCAAGGCACTTCAACAGAAGAACATGGTCGCCCTCTGCATGCAAAACCGCAAGACAAAGGAAAACGCCGACGCGATGAGCGGAGTCAAGGAGTTCATGAAGGATCCCAAGTTCGGTCCGACCACGGCGGTCGTCACAATTGATCCTTCCGATCCTGATGAAGCAAAGTTCCTTTCCAAACTCAGCCTTGATGCAAATTCGGGGATTGCCACGACCGCCCTGCTTGCTCCTCCCGGAGCTGTTATCGGAACCTTCGAGGGAGCCGTAACCATGGAGAAACTGGTTGCGTCGGTGGAGGCTGCCGCCAAACCGAAGTCAGGCGGATGCTGTCCTCCCGGAAGCGGCAAGACCTGCGGGCCGACGGGAGGAACGTCCGCCCCGCGGACGTCTTCGGTGATCAATCCATCGCAGCCCATACAACCCAAGGTGCAGATCTCGCGGACTCCTCCTCCCTCCGAAGCCACGCCTGCCACAAAGGAAAACGATCCGGCCACTAAAAAACAGGGCAAGTGATATGAAGCTGCGAACTCTTGTCTGGCGCGAAATCTTCGAACGAAAGAATCAATTGGTCACCAGCTTTCTGGCGATCTTGCTCGGGATCACGGTAATAATCTCGATTAAAAACATCTCCTTCTATTCTGAGAAAGCCGTCGCCAAAGAGTTGGATGCGCTGGGAGCAAACGTTTTAATCCTGCCCAAGTCCGTATCCATGCAGGATTATTATTCCGCGGACATGCAGTCCGAGGAGATTCCTGAAGAATACGTGGATCGGCTAACCCTGTCCGACTTGCAGGGACTCGACAATCTCTCGCCCAAGCTTTCCGTACCGGTTACTCTGGGGAACAAGCTGGTTACACTGACCGGAATTCTCCCCAAGGATGAGTTTTCCGCCAAAGCGGCCTGGCAGGGAGCGGGTATTTTTTCGCGGCCGGAGAATTGCGGCACGGTCGCGGACATCCCGGGTCTCTCGTCATCCCCCAAGGAGACGTTGGTCCGGAAACGGGTAATCGAAACACTAGGCAGCGATGAGATTCTGGTGGGTGCCGATATCGCGTCCTCGCTGCGAATTCGTGAAGGAGATCAAGTTAACCTCATGGGAAGAACCTTCACTACAACCGCCGTTCTTCCGCAAACCGGCACAGTAGATGACACACGAATATTCGCACATCTGCATACAGTTCAAGAGATGACCGGCAAAGGCTCGGTCGTCAGCGCGATCGAAGTGGTGGGCTGCTGCAATCAAATCTCGCAGGGCTTGGTTGCGAAGATCAACAAGCTCCTTCCGGACGCGAAGGTGGTGACGATCACACAGATCGTGGACACGCAATTGAGAACCAATCGCACCATGTCGCGGCTATCCATGGTCTTTCTGGTGATCATCATCCTCGTCGGCGGAGCGAGCATCGCCAACTACATGTACGCCAATGTATATGAGCGCCGAAAGGAAATCGGCACGCTGATGGCTATGGGAGCCGGCTCGTCATTGGTCCTGCGAATATTTCTTCTGAAAGCTCTTCTTCTGGGACTGGCAGCCGCCGTGGGTGGCTACATCTTGGGGACAGCGATGGCTATTGTGCTTGGCCCAAAGATCGCGGGAGTCCCAGTGTTGCCGATGCTGACTCTTA contains:
- a CDS encoding FtsX-like permease family protein; the protein is MKLRTLVWREIFERKNQLVTSFLAILLGITVIISIKNISFYSEKAVAKELDALGANVLILPKSVSMQDYYSADMQSEEIPEEYVDRLTLSDLQGLDNLSPKLSVPVTLGNKLVTLTGILPKDEFSAKAAWQGAGIFSRPENCGTVADIPGLSSSPKETLVRKRVIETLGSDEILVGADIASSLRIREGDQVNLMGRTFTTTAVLPQTGTVDDTRIFAHLHTVQEMTGKGSVVSAIEVVGCCNQISQGLVAKINKLLPDAKVVTITQIVDTQLRTNRTMSRLSMVFLVIIILVGGASIANYMYANVYERRKEIGTLMAMGAGSSLVLRIFLLKALLLGLAAAVGGYILGTAMAIVLGPKIAGVPVLPMLTLILLAVAIAVPLALLASYLPARRAARLDPCTTLQEA
- a CDS encoding PaaI family thioesterase, which translates into the protein MSRRKSDLDTVRSALRVHELRDRRGRLQNTLRTTRSRLHPCCVVCGGEVPYGLHLKFEALADGSVTAEFDCSELLQGYPSTVHGGIVTSVLDGAMTNCLFAQGTPAVTAEIRVRFLHPLRTGLHARVMARIIRTTRRLLFLSAELVQLGHVVATAEGKFVPHASLINKE
- a CDS encoding metalloregulator ArsR/SmtB family transcription factor, with amino-acid sequence MHEFIRITRALSDLSRLRMLMALANGELCVCQLTEFSGLAASTVSKHMSILREAGLVEARKDSRWVYYRLPGDTVSPLIWRALQFVREHLTADTLVAADAVRIAELLREKGGSMCQSSTTSCIIDKQDAELKTA
- a CDS encoding DUF134 domain-containing protein, whose amino-acid sequence is MSRPPCNRRVRQVPGIRYFKPQGIPLTSLLEVVLTVDELEALRLADLDGHHHHAGGEEMDVSRQTFGRILESARRKVAEALVQGRALRIEGGNFEMREQRTFVCRDCGHTWQVPYGTGRPAGCPECKSTNIQRSPEERGHGQGGRRRQGCRARRERSTE